A single genomic interval of Streptomyces sp. NBC_00663 harbors:
- a CDS encoding VOC family protein, with protein MTAAPRYIHHVNFPTTDPDRTAEWYAKVFGMKRIMPKSNTRVVLMTRGNFDLHFTPVEEMERMAPYHFAVEVDDWDDFLAHLKELGIRHTRPIQRPENQSKFCYIHDPDHTMIELVYHAKRPN; from the coding sequence ATGACCGCAGCACCTCGCTACATCCACCACGTCAACTTCCCCACCACCGACCCCGACCGCACCGCCGAGTGGTACGCGAAGGTCTTCGGGATGAAGCGGATCATGCCCAAGTCCAACACCCGTGTGGTGCTGATGACCCGGGGCAACTTCGACCTCCACTTCACGCCCGTGGAGGAGATGGAGCGCATGGCGCCCTATCACTTCGCCGTCGAGGTCGACGACTGGGACGACTTCCTGGCACATCTCAAGGAGCTGGGCATCCGGCACACCCGCCCGATCCAGCGCCCCGAGAACCAGTCCAAGTTCTGCTACATCCACGACCCCGACCACACCATGATCGAGCTCGTCTACCACGCCAAGCGCCCCAACTGA
- a CDS encoding alpha/beta fold hydrolase, with protein MPIADSDGTSIYYERHGSGPAILFVHGSGGHHAAWWQQVAALRDEFTVVTIDLRGFGKSDSSMTEFDGQDFPGDVVAVLDQEDLTDAMLVGQSIGSVAALRAGLLRPERVSSVVLGHSLGGISHPELKELAAADRAEAVKLPVIDRLLTKEFQAGRADLTFLFQQMGTFNVARMQDLRNLDTDGPSLEDIQASGVKVAFLAGEKDAVLSVKTVTRAHELLPGSHLEIVEGAPHSMYWETPGPYNAAIARLRRTLTAPKDSA; from the coding sequence ATGCCTATTGCCGACTCCGACGGCACCTCCATCTACTACGAGCGCCACGGCAGCGGTCCGGCGATCCTCTTCGTGCACGGCAGCGGCGGCCACCACGCCGCCTGGTGGCAGCAAGTCGCCGCACTGCGCGACGAGTTCACCGTCGTCACCATCGACCTGCGCGGCTTCGGCAAGTCCGACTCGTCCATGACGGAGTTCGACGGCCAGGACTTCCCCGGTGACGTCGTCGCCGTCCTGGACCAGGAGGACCTCACCGACGCGATGCTCGTCGGCCAGTCCATCGGCTCCGTCGCCGCACTGCGCGCCGGCCTCCTGCGCCCCGAGCGCGTCTCCTCGGTCGTCCTCGGCCACTCCCTGGGCGGCATCAGCCACCCGGAACTCAAGGAACTGGCGGCGGCCGACCGCGCCGAAGCCGTCAAACTCCCGGTCATCGACCGCCTGCTGACCAAGGAGTTCCAGGCCGGCCGCGCCGATCTGACGTTCCTGTTCCAGCAGATGGGGACGTTCAACGTCGCCCGGATGCAGGACCTGCGCAACCTCGACACCGACGGCCCGTCCCTGGAGGACATCCAGGCCTCCGGAGTGAAGGTCGCCTTCCTCGCCGGCGAGAAGGACGCGGTGCTCAGCGTCAAGACCGTCACCCGCGCCCACGAACTGCTGCCCGGCTCGCACCTGGAGATCGTCGAGGGCGCCCCGCACTCCATGTACTGGGAGACGCCCGGCCCCTACAACGCGGCGATCGCCCGTCTGCGCCGCACCCTCACCGCACCGAAGGACTCCGCATGA
- a CDS encoding GlcG/HbpS family heme-binding protein, whose protein sequence is MTSLTLDAAEKILDAAHQRAQAIGKAVSVAVVDAGGFPIAIRRPDGARPLTPDIARAKAYTAAIMQRPGTMLKKWQESQPVFFSQLSQLPGAAMPIMATEGSVTIKKDGEIIGGLGIAGGTAAEDQQIAEDVLKSLGYELEFAAWGVSGGKG, encoded by the coding sequence ATGACCAGCCTCACCCTGGACGCCGCCGAGAAGATCCTCGACGCCGCCCATCAGCGCGCCCAGGCGATCGGCAAGGCGGTGAGCGTGGCCGTGGTCGACGCCGGCGGCTTCCCCATCGCCATCCGCCGCCCCGACGGCGCCCGCCCCCTCACCCCCGACATCGCCCGCGCCAAGGCCTACACCGCGGCGATCATGCAGCGCCCCGGCACGATGCTGAAGAAGTGGCAGGAGAGCCAGCCCGTCTTCTTCTCCCAGCTCTCCCAACTCCCCGGCGCCGCCATGCCGATCATGGCGACCGAGGGCAGCGTCACCATCAAGAAGGACGGCGAGATCATCGGCGGCCTCGGCATCGCCGGCGGTACCGCGGCCGAGGACCAGCAGATCGCCGAGGACGTCCTCAAGTCCCTCGGCTACGAACTGGAGTTCGCCGCGTGGGGCGTCTCGGGCGGAAAGGGCTGA
- a CDS encoding methionine synthase II (cobalamin-independent)-like protein has product MADTFNYRIDHHGSLVRPADLATIGAEQGVQDAVVFQRKLRSTVVTDGDFPREDFRSAVLDGVSGFRRTDETNADGMVRWVAESLPKANGPLVADWAAKLSELTVIAPKVSLPSPAYLAATTFQPGLGVASARELGEALAEIIATEIALLVSKGVRLIQLSNPLLLDADLGPLSFGDALAVDALAVRLDERPEGVRIGVCPGWTAPAEVDRSRLEKLYGEVPADRWILPLLEGTEAELALVRALPEDRDVCLGVVDATVPDLEDLDTVLTRIDAVGELKDLEDAALSPSRGFADVANSPLLTTEEQRKKLVLVETLARYVWGNEF; this is encoded by the coding sequence ATGGCAGACACGTTCAACTACCGCATCGACCACCACGGCAGCCTGGTCCGTCCGGCCGACCTCGCGACGATCGGCGCGGAGCAGGGGGTCCAGGACGCGGTGGTCTTCCAGCGCAAGCTGCGCTCCACGGTCGTCACCGACGGCGACTTCCCGCGAGAGGACTTCCGCAGCGCGGTCCTTGACGGAGTGTCAGGATTCCGCCGCACGGACGAGACGAACGCCGACGGTATGGTCCGCTGGGTGGCCGAGTCCCTGCCCAAGGCCAACGGCCCGCTGGTGGCGGACTGGGCCGCCAAACTCTCCGAGCTGACGGTGATCGCCCCGAAGGTCTCCCTGCCGTCCCCCGCGTACCTGGCCGCCACGACGTTCCAGCCAGGCCTCGGAGTCGCCTCCGCACGCGAGTTGGGGGAGGCGCTGGCCGAGATCATCGCGACGGAGATCGCGCTGCTGGTCTCGAAGGGCGTCCGCCTGATCCAGCTCAGCAACCCGCTCCTGCTCGACGCCGACCTCGGCCCCCTGTCCTTCGGGGACGCCCTGGCGGTCGACGCGCTCGCGGTACGACTCGACGAACGCCCCGAGGGCGTACGCATCGGCGTCTGCCCCGGCTGGACGGCCCCGGCGGAGGTGGACCGGTCGCGACTGGAGAAGCTGTACGGCGAAGTCCCCGCCGACCGCTGGATCCTGCCCCTCCTGGAGGGCACCGAGGCCGAGCTGGCCCTGGTCAGGGCCCTGCCGGAGGACCGGGACGTCTGCCTGGGAGTGGTCGACGCGACGGTGCCCGATCTGGAGGACCTCGACACCGTACTGACCCGCATCGACGCGGTGGGCGAACTGAAGGACCTGGAGGACGCGGCCCTGTCCCCGTCGAGGGGGTTCGCGGACGTGGCGAACAGCCCCCTGCTCACCACCGAGGAACAGCGCAAGAAGCTGGTCCTGGTCGAGACACTCGCCCGGTACGTCTGGGGCAACGAGTTCTGA
- a CDS encoding putative quinol monooxygenase — translation MAYAVIARYHCAPADEATVRAALLKVREQTRAEPANLAYEVHTEAGGTGSFVLYEQYADQAGFEAHKVASHFKELIVETVWPLLTERSVTFAEVL, via the coding sequence ATGGCCTACGCAGTCATCGCCCGGTACCACTGCGCTCCCGCCGACGAGGCGACCGTGCGTGCCGCGCTGCTGAAGGTGCGCGAGCAGACCCGTGCCGAGCCCGCGAATCTGGCGTACGAGGTGCACACGGAAGCGGGCGGGACCGGAAGTTTTGTGCTGTACGAGCAGTACGCCGACCAGGCGGGCTTCGAGGCACACAAGGTGGCGAGCCACTTCAAGGAGCTGATCGTGGAGACGGTGTGGCCCCTGCTCACCGAGCGGTCGGTGACGTTCGCCGAAGTGCTGTGA
- a CDS encoding aldehyde dehydrogenase family protein translates to MRTLETLSGGEWVTTGEWIDVHDPADVRTPFARVPALAAKDVTRAYDHAERAFARWKRTSPFERAQVFTDAARLIRERVDEIAADVTAENGKTRAEARGETLKAADFLDYYAGLARQGYGTLLHDVRPNHRTHTQREPLGVILVISPWNDPLITPARKLAPLLAAGNAAVFKPAGETPVSGLHFARALHDAGLPAGVLNVVTGRTSELEEALLDDPRITGITFTGSNAVGNRIRRRLADRNVRFQGELGGKNASVVLADADLEATAKAVVAASFGQAGQRCTATSRVVVERPVYDEFARLLLAEVEALTVGPGSDPATTLCPLSSPRQRDSVLADIDKAIEEGATLFTGGTADTDRPHGCYVRPTVLADVTPDMAIWREEVFGPVLALRAVDDFSAAVDAVNDSDFGLAAAVFTRDLGNAYRFADEVECGQVAVNTTTTGWDVHLPFGGFRDSGTAYKEQGDEVLRFSTRVKTVAVHFGEAARG, encoded by the coding sequence ATGCGTACTCTCGAAACCCTGTCGGGCGGCGAGTGGGTGACGACCGGCGAGTGGATCGACGTCCACGACCCGGCCGACGTCCGCACCCCGTTCGCCCGCGTCCCCGCCCTCGCCGCCAAGGACGTCACCCGCGCCTACGACCACGCGGAGCGCGCCTTCGCCCGCTGGAAGCGCACCAGCCCCTTCGAACGGGCGCAGGTCTTCACGGACGCGGCCCGGCTGATCCGCGAGCGCGTCGACGAGATCGCCGCCGACGTGACCGCCGAGAACGGCAAGACGCGCGCCGAGGCCCGCGGTGAGACCCTCAAGGCCGCCGACTTCCTCGACTACTACGCCGGTCTGGCCCGCCAGGGCTACGGCACCCTGCTGCACGACGTACGCCCGAACCACCGTACGCACACCCAGCGCGAGCCCCTCGGCGTGATCCTGGTGATCAGCCCGTGGAACGACCCGCTGATCACCCCGGCCCGCAAGCTCGCCCCGCTGCTCGCGGCCGGCAACGCCGCCGTGTTCAAGCCGGCCGGCGAAACCCCCGTCTCCGGCCTGCACTTCGCCCGCGCCCTGCATGACGCGGGTCTGCCGGCCGGGGTCCTCAACGTCGTCACGGGCCGCACCTCCGAGCTGGAGGAAGCCCTCCTCGACGACCCGCGGATCACCGGCATCACCTTCACCGGCTCCAACGCCGTGGGCAACCGCATCCGCCGCCGCCTCGCCGACCGCAACGTCCGCTTCCAGGGCGAACTCGGCGGCAAGAACGCGTCCGTGGTCCTCGCGGACGCCGATCTGGAGGCCACCGCGAAGGCCGTGGTCGCCGCCTCCTTCGGGCAGGCGGGCCAGCGCTGCACCGCCACCAGCCGGGTCGTCGTCGAGCGTCCCGTGTACGACGAGTTCGCCCGCCTGCTGCTCGCCGAGGTCGAGGCGCTGACGGTCGGCCCGGGCAGCGACCCGGCGACGACCCTGTGTCCCCTGTCGAGCCCGAGGCAGCGCGACAGTGTCCTCGCCGACATCGACAAGGCGATCGAGGAAGGGGCGACCCTCTTCACCGGTGGCACGGCCGACACCGACCGCCCGCACGGCTGTTACGTCCGGCCGACCGTACTGGCCGACGTCACACCGGACATGGCGATCTGGCGCGAGGAGGTCTTCGGGCCCGTCCTCGCCCTCCGCGCGGTGGACGACTTCAGCGCGGCCGTCGACGCGGTCAACGACTCCGACTTCGGGCTCGCGGCGGCCGTGTTCACCCGCGACCTGGGCAACGCGTACCGGTTCGCCGACGAGGTCGAGTGCGGGCAGGTCGCGGTCAACACGACCACCACAGGCTGGGACGTCCACCTGCCCTTCGGCGGCTTCCGCGACTCCGGTACGGCGTACAAGGAACAGGGCGACGAGGTGCTCCGCTTCTCCACCCGGGTGAAGACCGTCGCCGTCCATTTCGGGGAGGCGGCGCGTGGCTGA
- the lhgO gene encoding L-2-hydroxyglutarate oxidase produces MADETVGVVGAGIVGLATAREIALRRPGTRVVVLEKEQEVAVHQTGHNSGVVHAGIYYAPGSLKADLCVRGVSLLREYCQERALPYEEIGKLVMAVREDELGRMENLYERARNNHVPDLRKVSKDEIKEIEPHTGGIAALHSPRTAITDYKAIAREFAKDIEASGGEVRLGFAVTSITNVPGGIEVASGQERIRVDRLILCAGLQSDAVAKLAQDKQEPKIIPFRGEYMLLKPDRTHLVRGLVYPVPDPRYPFLGVHFTPRVDGSVEVGPNAVLALAREGYTLGRISPKDLLGIAAYPGTWRMAAQHWRTGIKEYRGALSAAAFMKDAGLYVPGVGVTDVVRGGAGVRAQALDRDGTLVDDFRIHGAGRITAVRNAPSPAATASMAIAEHIVDAVFHHGGAT; encoded by the coding sequence GTGGCTGACGAGACCGTCGGCGTCGTCGGCGCCGGGATCGTGGGGCTGGCCACCGCCCGGGAGATCGCCCTGCGCCGCCCCGGCACCCGGGTCGTGGTGCTGGAGAAGGAACAGGAAGTCGCCGTCCACCAGACCGGCCACAACTCCGGCGTCGTGCACGCGGGCATCTACTACGCGCCGGGCAGCCTGAAGGCGGACCTGTGCGTACGGGGTGTGTCGCTGCTGCGGGAGTACTGCCAGGAACGGGCGCTGCCGTACGAGGAGATCGGCAAGCTCGTCATGGCGGTCCGCGAGGACGAACTCGGCCGCATGGAGAACCTCTACGAGCGGGCGAGGAACAACCACGTCCCCGATCTGCGGAAGGTCTCCAAGGACGAGATCAAGGAGATCGAGCCCCACACCGGCGGCATCGCGGCCCTGCACTCACCGCGCACCGCGATCACCGACTACAAGGCGATCGCCCGGGAGTTCGCCAAGGACATCGAGGCCTCCGGCGGTGAGGTACGACTGGGCTTCGCCGTCACCTCGATCACCAACGTCCCGGGCGGCATCGAGGTCGCCTCCGGCCAGGAACGGATCAGGGTCGACCGGCTGATCCTGTGCGCGGGCCTCCAGTCGGACGCCGTCGCGAAACTCGCGCAGGACAAGCAGGAGCCGAAGATCATCCCGTTCCGCGGGGAGTACATGCTCCTCAAGCCGGACCGGACGCACCTCGTGCGCGGCCTCGTCTACCCGGTCCCCGACCCCCGCTACCCCTTCCTCGGCGTGCACTTCACGCCACGCGTCGACGGCTCGGTCGAGGTCGGCCCGAACGCCGTCCTGGCCCTGGCCAGGGAGGGCTACACGCTCGGCAGGATCTCCCCGAAGGACCTCCTGGGCATCGCCGCCTACCCCGGCACCTGGCGGATGGCGGCCCAGCACTGGCGTACCGGCATCAAGGAGTACCGCGGCGCCCTGTCCGCGGCGGCCTTCATGAAGGACGCGGGGCTCTACGTCCCCGGCGTCGGCGTCACGGACGTCGTGCGTGGCGGGGCGGGTGTACGGGCCCAGGCGCTGGACCGGGACGGCACCCTCGTCGACGACTTCCGCATCCATGGCGCCGGCCGGATCACCGCCGTACGCAACGCGCCCTCGCCCGCCGCGACGGCCTCGATGGCGATCGCGGAGCACATCGTCGACGCGGTCTTCCACCATGGCGGCGCAACCTGA
- a CDS encoding amidohydrolase family protein — translation MFVVDTQIHIWLEESADRPWVPGARERIRLNGHREDPFSYEEALELMDEAGVNRALILPPSWEGDRIDYALEACEAHPDRFGIMARVPQNKPEEGKAMLKDFAQNPHVKGTRLTFHRPQDRNWMIDGTNDWYWPIAEELGIATMVHAPIWKRELGEIATKHPELKIIIDHMGIMARCVDDAIGYWVAETADLAAHPNIYVKVSALPGYSTQPFPNNNIQKYVREMVDKMGPQRCFYGTDITRLLGHGITYTDTIEQFTKHWDFTPEELEWIMGRGISEVLNWPIEG, via the coding sequence ATGTTCGTTGTCGACACGCAGATCCACATCTGGCTGGAAGAGTCCGCGGACCGCCCCTGGGTGCCCGGCGCCCGGGAGCGCATCCGCCTCAACGGCCACCGCGAGGACCCCTTCTCGTACGAGGAGGCCCTGGAGCTGATGGACGAGGCCGGCGTGAACCGCGCGCTGATCCTGCCGCCGTCCTGGGAGGGCGACCGCATCGACTACGCCCTGGAGGCCTGCGAGGCACACCCCGACCGCTTCGGCATCATGGCCCGCGTCCCGCAGAACAAGCCCGAAGAGGGCAAGGCCATGCTCAAGGACTTCGCGCAGAACCCGCACGTCAAGGGCACCCGGCTCACCTTCCACCGGCCGCAGGACCGCAACTGGATGATCGACGGCACCAACGACTGGTACTGGCCGATCGCCGAGGAGCTCGGCATTGCGACGATGGTCCACGCGCCCATCTGGAAGCGGGAGCTGGGCGAGATCGCCACCAAGCACCCCGAGCTGAAGATCATCATCGACCACATGGGCATCATGGCCCGCTGTGTGGACGACGCGATCGGCTACTGGGTCGCGGAGACCGCCGACCTGGCCGCCCACCCCAACATCTACGTCAAGGTCTCGGCACTGCCCGGCTACTCCACCCAGCCCTTCCCGAACAACAACATCCAGAAGTACGTGCGCGAGATGGTCGACAAGATGGGCCCGCAGCGCTGCTTCTACGGCACCGACATCACCCGCCTGCTCGGCCACGGCATCACCTACACCGACACGATCGAGCAGTTCACCAAGCACTGGGACTTCACGCCCGAGGAGCTTGAATGGATCATGGGCCGCGGTATCTCCGAGGTCCTGAACTGGCCGATCGAGGGCTGA
- a CDS encoding thiamine pyrophosphate-dependent enzyme, with product MTDTTTSPGADGGDALVTAFNAVGADYLFCSSGSEWAPVWESLARRHRDGLPCPEYLDLTHETVAVGMATGYGLIKRRPQGVLLHAAPGLLQGSMAVHGALLAGVPMVVSSSESTTYGDGPGQDPGGQWYRNLSIVGGPHSVAQPFTKWSTEAASVHTLPTMVTRAAELSWRAPAGPAYLNIPLEILLEEWVGREAKPLVAPGSTHSSPEEVDPVAQLIRDAKNPVVVTETAGREAGGFEALVAFAEAWNIPVVEPDSAVCGNFPRTHPLHAGSDIGPWMDEADLILLVNCRAPFYPPSRRPSKAKIVVIDEVPQRPHVVYQVLFADRYLEGNVANTLRQLAKRAKDLDENAVAVRRAAQEERHAAEEQAIAAAESKAADAQGIDPVLVAATLRELLDGQDAIVVDETITHSRVVKRHVQTADPDSYFYVQGGLGQGIAVALGVKLAARERPVVLTIGDGAFTYNPVIPSYDASKAYELPLLIVVFNNRVYKSMNLNHRRFYPEGAAAETGEWLGTDLHRLPRLASFAEPFGLHTETVDTPDALTPALERALKSVAEGTTAVVDVLVTR from the coding sequence ATGACCGACACCACCACTTCCCCCGGCGCCGACGGCGGCGACGCTCTCGTCACCGCCTTCAACGCCGTCGGCGCCGACTACCTCTTCTGCTCCTCGGGGTCCGAATGGGCCCCGGTGTGGGAGTCCCTGGCCCGCCGCCACCGGGACGGGCTGCCCTGCCCCGAGTACCTCGACCTCACCCACGAGACGGTCGCGGTCGGCATGGCCACCGGCTACGGCCTGATCAAGCGCCGCCCCCAGGGGGTACTCCTGCACGCGGCGCCCGGACTCCTCCAGGGCTCGATGGCGGTCCACGGGGCGCTGCTCGCCGGCGTCCCGATGGTGGTCAGCTCCTCGGAGTCGACCACGTACGGCGACGGGCCCGGTCAGGATCCGGGCGGCCAGTGGTACCGCAACCTGTCCATCGTGGGAGGCCCGCACTCGGTGGCCCAGCCGTTCACCAAGTGGTCCACCGAGGCGGCGAGCGTCCACACGCTCCCCACGATGGTCACCCGGGCGGCGGAACTGTCCTGGCGGGCCCCGGCGGGACCGGCGTACCTCAACATCCCGCTGGAGATCCTCCTGGAGGAGTGGGTCGGCCGCGAGGCCAAGCCCCTCGTCGCCCCCGGCTCCACCCACAGCTCACCGGAAGAGGTCGACCCGGTCGCGCAGCTGATCAGGGACGCGAAGAACCCGGTCGTCGTCACCGAGACGGCCGGTCGTGAGGCGGGCGGTTTCGAGGCCCTCGTCGCCTTCGCCGAGGCCTGGAACATCCCGGTCGTCGAGCCCGACTCGGCGGTCTGCGGCAACTTCCCGCGCACCCACCCGCTGCACGCCGGCAGCGACATCGGCCCCTGGATGGACGAGGCCGACCTCATCCTCCTCGTCAACTGCCGCGCCCCGTTCTACCCGCCGTCGCGCCGCCCCTCGAAGGCGAAGATCGTGGTGATCGACGAGGTGCCGCAACGCCCGCACGTCGTCTACCAAGTCCTGTTCGCGGACCGGTACTTGGAAGGCAACGTCGCCAACACCCTGCGCCAGCTGGCGAAGCGGGCGAAGGACCTGGACGAGAACGCGGTGGCTGTCCGCCGGGCGGCACAGGAGGAGCGGCACGCCGCCGAAGAGCAGGCCATCGCCGCCGCCGAGTCGAAGGCCGCCGACGCCCAGGGCATCGACCCGGTACTGGTCGCGGCGACCCTGCGCGAACTGCTCGACGGCCAGGACGCGATCGTCGTCGACGAGACCATCACCCACAGCCGCGTGGTGAAGCGGCACGTGCAGACCGCCGACCCCGACTCGTACTTCTACGTCCAGGGCGGACTGGGCCAGGGCATCGCGGTGGCGCTGGGCGTCAAACTGGCCGCACGCGAACGCCCGGTGGTTCTGACGATCGGGGACGGTGCCTTCACCTACAACCCGGTCATCCCGTCGTACGACGCGTCGAAGGCGTACGAACTCCCGCTGCTGATCGTCGTGTTCAACAACCGTGTCTACAAGTCGATGAATCTCAACCACCGTCGCTTCTACCCCGAGGGCGCCGCCGCCGAGACGGGGGAGTGGCTCGGCACCGATCTGCACCGGCTGCCCCGACTGGCGTCCTTCGCCGAACCGTTCGGCCTGCACACCGAGACCGTCGACACCCCGGACGCGCTCACCCCCGCGCTGGAGCGCGCCCTCAAGTCCGTGGCCGAGGGCACGACCGCGGTCGTCGACGTCCTCGTCACCCGCTAG
- a CDS encoding Ldh family oxidoreductase, translating to MSTTPQKVLVPADELRTFAAALLEKGGLSPEHARTTADVFVWAARRGVDSHGTARVPAYLDLLAKGVANATPEIKVESTTPAAAVLHADRAPGPVALSAAAEEAVRRARTTGIATVGVRETVHTGAIGYYVSKIAEQGLVGLGFVAGMPNMGYTGVKGAAVATSPLAIAVPARTHAPLLLDMATATIALGKIRQAKASGTPLPEGAAATADGTPTTDPEQAVMPLPLGGAKGSGMSLAFELLTSVLVGAPIFASFHSDDPKGRKHRQNALLIAIDPVAFGGADSFTAAVDETLSTLKGLPSEDGVYYPGERSAAVAEERGEKGIPVAPKVWRELTERAEQLGVPVPA from the coding sequence ATGTCCACCACCCCGCAGAAGGTGCTCGTCCCCGCCGACGAGCTGCGCACCTTCGCCGCCGCCCTCCTGGAGAAGGGCGGCCTGAGCCCCGAGCACGCCCGGACCACGGCCGACGTGTTCGTCTGGGCCGCCCGGCGCGGCGTCGACTCCCACGGCACCGCCCGCGTCCCGGCCTACCTGGACCTGCTCGCCAAGGGCGTCGCGAACGCCACGCCCGAGATCAAGGTCGAGTCGACCACCCCGGCAGCCGCAGTCCTCCACGCCGACCGCGCCCCCGGCCCGGTGGCCCTGAGCGCGGCGGCGGAAGAGGCGGTACGACGGGCCCGTACGACCGGCATCGCCACCGTGGGCGTACGCGAGACCGTCCACACCGGCGCCATCGGCTACTACGTCTCCAAGATCGCCGAACAGGGCCTGGTCGGCCTCGGCTTCGTGGCCGGCATGCCCAACATGGGCTACACGGGCGTCAAGGGGGCGGCGGTGGCCACGAGCCCGCTCGCGATCGCCGTACCGGCCCGCACCCACGCCCCGCTGCTCCTAGACATGGCCACCGCCACCATCGCCCTCGGCAAGATCCGCCAGGCGAAGGCGAGCGGCACCCCGCTCCCGGAGGGCGCCGCCGCCACGGCGGACGGCACCCCGACGACCGACCCGGAGCAGGCGGTCATGCCTCTGCCGCTGGGCGGCGCGAAGGGGTCCGGGATGTCCCTCGCCTTCGAACTCCTCACCAGCGTCCTGGTCGGCGCCCCGATCTTCGCGTCCTTCCACTCGGACGACCCGAAGGGCCGCAAGCACCGCCAGAACGCGCTGCTGATCGCGATCGATCCGGTGGCTTTCGGCGGAGCGGATTCCTTCACGGCGGCGGTCGACGAAACCCTGAGCACCCTGAAGGGGTTGCCGAGTGAGGACGGCGTCTACTACCCGGGCGAGCGCAGTGCGGCGGTCGCCGAGGAGCGAGGTGAGAAGGGCATCCCGGTGGCCCCGAAGGTATGGCGTGAGCTGACGGAGCGAGCCGAACAACTAGGGGTACCTGTACCTGCCTAG
- a CDS encoding TetR/AcrR family transcriptional regulator, whose translation MTTQSFPVTELVAARRPTRKDAARNYDALLAAAREAFAEHGSEASLEDIARRAGVGIGTLYRNFPTRRQLFETVYADEVNALCRLAVELADREPWEALTVWLDRFAGYMVTKRAVREALDGESEIFVACRESMYAGGGPLFTRAQEAGAVRGDMEFGDLLRMVAGIMATAFEDEAQRDRVLGIALDGVRMRKDPGA comes from the coding sequence GTGACCACCCAGTCCTTCCCCGTCACCGAGCTCGTCGCGGCGCGCCGCCCCACCCGCAAAGACGCCGCCCGCAACTACGACGCGCTGCTGGCCGCCGCACGGGAGGCGTTCGCCGAGCACGGCTCCGAGGCGTCGCTGGAGGACATCGCGCGGCGCGCGGGGGTCGGCATCGGCACGCTGTACCGGAACTTCCCGACCCGGCGGCAACTCTTCGAGACGGTCTACGCGGACGAGGTCAACGCGCTGTGCCGGCTGGCGGTGGAGCTGGCGGACCGGGAGCCGTGGGAGGCGCTGACGGTCTGGCTCGACCGGTTCGCGGGGTACATGGTGACGAAGCGGGCGGTGCGGGAGGCTCTCGACGGCGAGTCGGAGATCTTCGTGGCGTGCCGCGAGTCGATGTACGCGGGTGGGGGGCCGCTGTTCACGCGGGCGCAGGAGGCGGGGGCCGTGCGGGGGGACATGGAGTTCGGGGATCTGCTGCGGATGGTCGCGGGGATCATGGCGACCGCGTTCGAGGACGAGGCGCAGCGGGACCGGGTGCTGGGGATCGCGTTGGATGGTGTGCGCATGCGGAAGGACCCGGGCGCCTGA